One genomic segment of Streptococcus salivarius includes these proteins:
- a CDS encoding enoyl-CoA hydratase, giving the protein MAYETILYSVEDGVATLTLNRPEVQNGFNIPVCDEIMAAIEEAKQDASVKFLVINANGKVFSVGGDLDQMQKAVAVDDVQSLVRIAEQVNEISFALKKLPKPVIMVVDGPCAGAAANLAVAADFTIASDKAKFIQAFVGVGLAPDAGGLYLLTRSIGINRATQITMTGEPVSAEKALAWGIAYKVVESEKLEKTVSQLIKKLNRSSVNSFKAIKEMVWESEFAGWENYAKLELDLQKSLAFTEDFKEGVRAYSERRRPKFQGK; this is encoded by the coding sequence ATGGCTTACGAAACAATTCTTTATAGTGTTGAAGATGGAGTAGCAACTTTAACACTTAATCGTCCAGAAGTGCAAAATGGGTTTAATATTCCAGTTTGTGATGAGATTATGGCTGCAATTGAGGAAGCTAAACAAGATGCGTCAGTAAAATTCTTGGTAATCAATGCTAATGGGAAAGTCTTTTCTGTTGGTGGTGACCTTGATCAAATGCAAAAAGCGGTTGCTGTAGATGATGTACAGTCTTTGGTTCGTATTGCTGAGCAGGTAAATGAAATTTCTTTTGCTCTTAAAAAATTGCCTAAGCCAGTCATCATGGTAGTTGATGGCCCATGTGCAGGTGCTGCGGCTAACTTAGCTGTTGCAGCTGACTTTACGATTGCATCTGATAAAGCTAAATTCATCCAAGCTTTTGTAGGTGTTGGTTTGGCACCTGACGCTGGAGGTCTCTACCTTTTGACACGTTCAATCGGTATTAACCGTGCGACTCAAATTACCATGACAGGAGAACCAGTATCAGCTGAAAAAGCCTTGGCCTGGGGAATTGCCTACAAAGTTGTTGAGTCAGAAAAACTTGAAAAAACTGTGAGTCAATTGATTAAAAAATTGAACCGTTCTTCAGTGAATTCCTTTAAAGCCATTAAAGAAATGGTTTGGGAATCTGAATTTGCAGGATGGGAAAATTACGCTAAGTTGGAACTTGATTTGCAAAAATCTCTT